In Acomys russatus chromosome 26, mAcoRus1.1, whole genome shotgun sequence, a genomic segment contains:
- the Cenpn gene encoding centromere protein N, producing MNENVAEFLRRLILKIPVSEMKTILKSWDFLSDEQLQTINLKQRKEFLAQEVILLCEEKCASLDDMALLDIVYTQHCRHQKLWNVFQMRKEPGEDVDLFDMRQFQSSFKKILQRALKNVTVSFRVDEKSAVWIRVAWGSQSSQPNQYKPTFVVYYPQTPYAFISPCHLKSTVPLLHQALKVATKHHHITQMVLRSRHLDSLKAIAFREYDQTFERHDSSMPVQEASLGLDVNLDSMIIHENAEEKERIQRVTRETFGAYPQPQLEFAQYKLETKFKSARSGGILADRKEPLRCLIKFSSPHLLEALKSLAPAGIADAPLSPLLTCIPSKKMNYFKITDK from the exons ATGAATGAGAATGTTGCCGAGTTTCTCCGGAGGCTCATCCTGAAAATCCCTGTGTCGGAGATGAAGACCATCCTAAAATCCTGGGACTTTTTGTCTGATGAGCAACTGCAGACCATAAActtgaagcagagaaaggaatttCTGGCCCAGGAGGTGATTCTGCTGTGTGAG GAGAAGTGTGCAAGTCTCGATGACATGGCCCTTCTAGACATTGTGT ATACTCAGCACTGTCGGCACCAGAAGCTCTGGAATGTCTTTCAGATGCGTAAAGAACCAG GTGAAGATGTCGACCTTTTTGATATGAGACAGTTCCAAAGTTCCTTTAAGAAAATTCTTCAGAGAGCActaaaaaat GTTACGGTCAGCTTCAGAGTCGACGAGAAGAGTGCGGTGTGGATTCGGGTTGCTTGGGGGTCACAGTCTTCACAGCCGAACCAGTACAAGCCCACTTTTGTGGTGTATTACCCCCAGACTCCGTACGCCTTCATTTCCCCCTGCCATCTGAAGAGCACTGTACCCCTTCTCCATCAG GCACTAAAGGTTGCTACCAAACACCATCACATCACACAGATGGTTCTGAGGAGCCGGCACCTGGACTCGCTGAAGGCGATTGCTTTTAGAGAGTATGACCAG acCTTTGAAAGGCATGACTCCTCGATGCCTGTGCAGGAAGCAAGCCTTGGACTGGACGTGAATT TGGATTCAATGATCATTCATGAAAatgcagaagaaaaggagagaatccAAAGAGTCACTCGGGAGACGTTTGGAGCTTACCCTCAGCCGCAGCTCGAATTTGCACAGTATAAG CTGGAAACCAAGTTCAAGAGTGCCAGAAGTGGGGGCATCTTGGCTGACAGGAAGGAACCCCTCCGGTGCCTTATAAAGTTCTCAAGCCCACATCTTTTGGAAGCCTTGAAATCCTTAGCACCAGCCG ggATAGCAGACGCACCACTTTCTCCACTGCTCACCTGCATACCAAGCAAGAAAatgaactattttaaaattacagataAATGA
- the Atmin gene encoding ATM interactor: MAATEAAAAESAAPVPGVPVMPASTRGAAAASSPWGPSVSRLQSSRPRLARAQAAAPVPPARELIQPSVSELSRAVRTNILCTVRGCGKILPNSPALNMHLVKSHRLQDGIVNPTIRKDLKTVPKFYCCPIKGCPRGPDRPFSQFSLVKQHFMKMHAEKKHKCSKCSNSYGTEWDLKRHEEDCGKTFQCTCGCPYASRTALQSHIYRTGHEIPAEHRDPPSKKRKMESYLQSQKLSSKIEPLSDQPALHQDAHELEAAEVKLAASFEDSCGSHAKKQSVPPPPRCPQKLLLPKPKVALVKLPVMQFSPVPVLVPAAESLAQPVVFGVDQGSAAGAVHLVPLSVGTLILSLDAEACSLKESLPLSKIVSPIVEPISTGVQVNLGRTLCSPLQELGSACQKSSISSINVQTDLSYASPNVIPSAQWLSPDSSVSSCSQTDLSFDSQVSLPISVHTQTLVPSSKATSSIAAQTDAFIDSCFQPGGISRETQTGRLQNPTGDPVQVSHTGLCGDIFESVHPSYSIPTDNIMSNSLVTETVAHGLLPQNDPKILSQVIEKSAPMLNFSAQNSMLPSQTMTDNQTQTMDLLSDLENILSSNLPGQALDNRSLLSDPNPGSDAQLPSSSAQNSGIDFDIEEFLSASNIQTQTEESELCTVSTEPALESLDIETQTDFFLTDPAAQHYGFRGGSSFLGLEMFDTQTQTDLNFFLDSSPRLALGSILKHSSFSISTDSSDTETQTDGATAARHAPALEGKVQLSSTETQTMSHGLEPLGNSFLTSNETQTAMDDFLLADLAWNTMESQFSSVETQTCAELHAVSSF, translated from the exons ATGGCGGCAAcggaggcggcggcggctgaGTCTGCGGCTCCGGTCCCGGGTGTCCCGGTCATGCCGGCGAGCACGCGGGGAGCCGCCGCCGCCTCAAGCCCGTGGGGGCCGTCGGTGTCGCGGCTGCAAAGCAGCCGACCTCGACTGGCCAGGGCTCAGGCCGCGGCCCCAGTGCCGCCGGCCCGGGAGCTGATCCAGCCGTCTGTGAGCGAGCTGTCCCGGGCTGTGCGCACCAATATTCTGTGCACTGTGCGCGGCTGCGGCAAAATCCTGCCCAACAGTCCTGCGCTCAACATGCACCTAGTCAAGAGCCACCGACTGCAG GATGGCATAGTAAATCCAACAATAAGAAAAGATTTGAAAACTGTGCCGAAATTCTACTGCTGTCCAATCAAAGGCTGTCCTCGAGGTCCTGACAGACctttttctcagttttctctGGTGAAACAG CACTTTATGAAAATGCATGCAGAAAAGAAGCACAAATGCAGTAAATGCAGCAATTCCTATGGCACCGAGTGGGACCTGAAAAGACACGAGGAGGATTGCGGCAAGACCTTCCAGTGTACGTGTGGCTGTCCCTATGCCAGCAGAACCGCACTGCAGTCTCATATCTACCGAACTGGCCATGAGATCCCTGCAGAACACAG AGACCCTCCtagtaaaaaaaggaaaatggaaagctaCCTGCAAAGCCAAAAGTTGTCCAGTAAAATTGAGCCACTGAGCGATCAACCAGCCCTTCACCAAGACGCTCATGAACTAGAGGCTGCAGAAGTAAAGCTAGCAGCGTCATTTGAAGACTCGTGCGGCTCCCACGCCAAAAAGCAGAGCGTCCCACCTCCTCCCAGGTGCCCCCAGAAGTTGCTTTTACCAAAGCCCAAGGTGGCTCTGGTCAAACTTCCAGTCATGCAGTTTTCGCCTGTGCCTGTCCTGGTGCCTGCAGCGGAGTCCTTGGCCCAGCCTGTGGTGTTCGGTGTGGATCAGGGTTCTGCAGCAGGTGCTGTGCACTTAGTTCCCTTGTCCGTAGGAACCCTGATCCTCAGCCTTGATGCAGAGGCCTGTTCTCTGAAGGAGAGCCTACCTCTCTCAAAAATTGTCAGTCCTATTGTTGAGCCGATCAGTACAGGTGTTCAAGTGAACTTGGGTAGAACTCTGTGTAGTCCTTTACAAGAACTAGGGAGTGCGTGCCAGAAGAGCAGCATTTCCTCAATCAACGTGCAGACGGATCTGTCCTACGCCTCACCCAACGTGATACCTTCTGCTCAGTGGCTTAGCCCTGATTCCTCCGTGTCATCGTGTTCTCAGACTGACCTGTCATTTGATTCTCAAGTGTCCCTTCCCATCAGTGTCCACACCCAGACATTGGTGCCCAGCTCTAAGGCCACTTCCTCCATAGCCGCTCAGACGGATGCATTTATAGACTCCTGTTTCCAGCCAGGTGGGATCTCCAGAGAAACCCAAACCGGCAGGCTGCAAAATCCCACAGGTGATCCAGTGCAGGTGAGCCACACTGGCCTGTGTGGGGACATTTTTGAAAGTGTCCATCCGTCGTACAGCATTCCCACAGACAACATCATGAGCAACAGTTTAGTCACCGAGACAGTGGCTCACGGCCTGTTACCTCAGAATGACCCTAAGATATTAAGCCAAGTCATTGAAAAGTCTGCACCCATGTTAAACTTCAGTGCCCAGAACAGCATGCTTCCTTCACAGACCATGACAGATAATCAGACCCAAACCATGGATTTACTGAGTGACTTAGAAAATATCTTGTCAAGTAATCTGCCTGGTCAAGCTCTGGATAACCGGAGTCTTTTGTCTGACCCAAACCCCGGGTCAGATGCCCAGCTCCCTTCAAGCTCAGCCCAGAATTCCGGGATCGATTTTGATATTGAAGAGTTTCTCTCAGCCTCAAATATCCAGACTCAGACTGAAGAGAGTGAACTCTGCACCGTGAGCACTGAGCCGGCCTTGGAGTCCCTGGACATCGAGACGCAGACTGACTTCTTCCTCACAGACCCCGCCGCGCAGCACTACGGGTTCAGGGGAGGTTCGAGCTTCCTAGGCCTTGAGATGTTTGACACGCAAACCCAGACAGACCTGAACTTCTTCTTAGACAGTAGTCCTCGCCTGGCCCTGGGCAGCATCCTCAAGCACTCCAGCTTCTCCATAAGCACTGACTCTTCCGACACCGAGACCCAAACGGACGGCGCCACCGCAGCTCGACATGCGCCTGCCCTGGAGGGCAAGGTCCAGTTGAGCAGCACAGAGACGCAGACCATGAGCCATGGCCTCGAGCCCCTGGGGAACTCGTTCCTCACCAGCAATGAGACCCAGACGGCAATGGATGACTTCCTTCTTGCCGATTTGGCCTGGAATACAATGGAGTCCCAGTTCAGCTCTGTGGAAACCCAGACATGCGCAGAGCTGCACGCTGTCTCCAGCTTCTGA